Sequence from the Trichocoleus sp. FACHB-46 genome:
GGCATAGCGTTTAGCAGTGGCGATCGCAACCGTTGTCCGACCTGTGCCACCTTTTCCTAAAAACGTCAAAATTAAGGACATTAAAAGCTTCCTATAACAACAGCGCGCAACTCATTTGCTGCCTAGGACTTCTATGCTAAATGGCTGCACTGAAGGCTGTCCTCAGCTTAGCGGTAGGTTCAGCGTCAACCACTGTAAGAACGGAGCGCTTCAAGACTGGCTCACTTCAGCAACCGTCCTATTGGCTTACTTCTATTTCATCCTCAAAAAACCAAGTCGCAAATTTATCATCAAACTCTACGAGCACGCCCACACTGCTGCTATCCACCATCCTGAAATCACGAATGGTGCCAATTTGGCCCAATTTACTAATAACAGCAGGCGGAACGCGATCTCTCAAACGGCGAAGTTGTACTTTTTGACCGACTTTCATGGTTGAACTTAGTTGAACTCAATTGTTACAAACCATTTCACAGTCTATCAGCGTCTTGCTATTGCAACAGCATCCCTAGCGGCAAGAAATTTGGTTCCATCAAAAACCCTGGCCTCTGCTCCTGCGGTAAAGTCAAATGGGCTGGTAGAGGTTGCACAATCAACCGCCATTGCTGGCACCATATTGATACTGTGCAAGGAAACTGCGATGTTAGCGAAGCGGATTTTGCCCTGCTTGGATGTAAAAGCAGGACGAGTAGTAAAAGGAGTCAATTTCGTAGATCTGCGTGACGCTGGCGATCCGGTGGAGTTGGCGCAAGCCTATAACGCAGCTGGGGCTGATGAGCTGGTCTTTTTGGATATTACAGCAACCCACGAAGACCGAGGCATCATTTTTGATGTCGTTCACCGTACCGCCGAACAAGTGTTCATTCCTTTGACGGTGGGTGGAGGCATCCAAAACTTAGAGACAATTAAGAATTTGTTAAGAGCGGGAGCTGACAAAATCAGTTTAAATTCTGCGGCGGTACGCGACCCAGATTTAATCAATCGAGCCAGCGATCGCTTTGGTAGACAGTGCATTGTCATTGCCATTGACGCTCGGCGGCGACCAGATCCCAGCAACCCCGGTTGGGATGTGTTTGTACGGGGTGGGCGAGAAAATACAGGACTCGATGCGATCGCCTGGGCCAAAGAAGTCGAGCAACGAGGAGCGGGTGAATTGCTGATTACCAGTATGGACGCGGATGGCACCCAAGCAGGCTACGACGTAGAGCTGACCCGCACCATTGCTGAGCAAGTGCAGATCCCAGTCATCGCCTCTGGCGGTGCCGGAAACTGTGAGCATATCCATACGGTTCTAACTGAAGGTAAGGCCGAAGCAGCCCTGCTGGCATCTCTGCTGCACTACGGTCAGTTAACGGTGAGCCAGATTAAGCATCACCTTGCTGATCATCAGGTGCCCGTAAGGTTGCTGTAACTTTGGCTAGTTTTACTCTCAGCCTCTCCTGATAAAAAACTGATAACAAAGGCAATTCACTGAAATCACAGACAGCGGTCTAGATCCCGGACGGAGCTTACCGGTTAGGCTATCTTAATTTCTGTTACAATCCGTAAAGATTGCCTTTCGTAAACAACCAATGTTTACTCCTTTGATCGTTCTCGCTATTTTGATGGTCGTTATTGCCCTCGTGACCTGGGCCTTGCGCCTGATGCAAGAAGCCATTGAGCATCAAGAATTTTCTTTGATGCTGGCAGGGTGCTTAGTTGCGACAGCCGCCGCTGCAATCATGGGAGTTTATCTGATGATGGGCGACTACATGGGTTACGTGAGCCAGCTCGCCCAGCGTCCTTATGTAACCTACACTTTTTCCGAACTGCCGATTTGGGAAATTCAAGCCGAAGAAGTAGCCCAAATCAGCCTACCGCTGCATCGAGAAACCTTACAGAAGCGTGCTCCTCAAACCTTCGCTACTGTAAATCCCTAACAACAAGAATATTGGTGTCTCGTTCTTTCGACAGAAAATTCATAAAATGCTTGGGGTTGCTAGGTCTAACGCAGCTCTGAGCAATTCTGAGATAGCAGGTGAAAGCTTAAAACTCGATAAGATTCGAAACTTAAAGTCAAAATTATACAAATTTCCTGGGCTAGGAAAGCAGTTAAACTTTACTAGAAATTTCTCTGCATCAGGTTAGAAATACGGAACTAGAGGCCACACTAGAAGGGCTTAGCTTAGTGCTTCACCTCTTCACTTCTAGACTTAGCATTAGACATAGCATCTGGTTCGATCTAGGGTCCAATCTATCCAACCTTTGACCTGCTGTGAGGCTAATTTAAACAACTAAAGTTAAGTTGATAGTCCAATAATATTGGCATTTATCATTTACAACTTTGTTTGTAGTCTCACCAGTGTCTTTGGGAACTTTGAATAAAGTGGATGAGTTGCTCACCCAGATCTTCCGCAGAAATCTATTAACACCCGTATGGACAACGCCATCCCAGAACTTGCGATTCCCGAACTTGATAATATTAGTCGTCAGTTAATGAGCCTAGAAAAACCTCAAAAGCCCAAAATGCTCGTAGTAGATGATGAACCAGATAATCTGGATTTGCTCTACCGTACCTTTCGGCGTGATTTTCAAGTCCTACGAGCTGAGAGCGGCGTCATGGCGTTGGACGTGCTCGCCACCGAAGGTGAAGTAGCGGTGATTATTTCAGATCAACGCATGCCAGAAATGAAGGGAACGGAGTTTCTCAGTAAAACCGTCCCGCAATTTCCCAATACCATGCGGATCATCCTGACAGGTTTTACAGATGTTGAGGACCTAGTAGAGGCTATCAACTCTGGACAGGTATACAAGTACATCACTAAGCCCTGGGACCCTAACGAACTCAAGGCTGTAGTGCAACGAGCCGCAGAAACTTACGAACTGCTGAAGCAGCGGACTGAGGAGCTACGACGAGCCCAAGCCCAGACAAATCTACTCTCCGCCATTGTCCATGTTGCCCAAAGCTCCTCCAGCTTAGAGGATTGCTTAGAACCGATTGCGATCGCCTTTGGCAGAAACTTCCTGGCGTATGGTTGTATTTTGCAATTGGTAGAAGGTAACGCTTTAGTGGCAGGTCAGGGCACTTACAGTACAGCCGACGGTCTAGAAAACTGGCTAGATCAAGATCCACTAGCGAAAGCAGCGATCGCCAATCAGCAAATGCAAGTTGCGGTCAACATCCCCACAGATGATGCTTTGGCTAGTGTCGGCCACTATCAAACCTCTGGCGTGCAAGCGCATCTCATTGTCCCTATTACCTATCGTGGTGAAGTCTTGGCAGTACTCTCGCTGCAATGGAAAAAGCCTTGCAAGTTGCGGGAAGACGAGTTGACCTTGATTCACTTATCGGCTCAGCAAGTGGCACTGGCTTTAACCTGCACTCGCTACTATCGTCCCGTGGTCTAGGGTTTAATTTGGGCCAAAAATGCATTTCCATAGTTTGGGTGATCGAGGGGTGGGTGCGATCGCGCTCACCAAACTTTCTAAAACCTCATAAATCATGGGTAAGCATCGGCATGTTTAGTTACCAAGCTTGTCTTTCATGCCAAGGTAGAGTAGTAGGCTAGTGTAACTGGCCTAATTTTGACGCGGTTTTATAAGTTTGGTAATGACACCCGATTGCGATCGCAAAACTTCTTTAGTAGAAAACAGCCTTAGTTCTCAACAAACTGTAGAGCTACAAAATGCGGCTCAAGCCGCTCCGATTCAAGCTTTATTTGACCGGATTGCTCCCATCTATGATCAACTTAATGATTGGCTGAGCTTGGGGCAGCATCGAATTTGGAAACAAATGGCGGTCAAATGGAGCAATTGCCAACCAGGAGACACTTGCTTAGATCTGTGCTGTGGCAGCGGTGATTTAGCCCAGCGGTTGGCTCGGCAAGTTGGCCCGACGGGTCGAGTGGTTGGCGCAGACTTTTCTAAAGCCCAGTTAGCGATCGCTCAGCAACGGCTAGAAGCTAGCTCTTGTCCTGCCATTATCGATTGGGTTGAGGCGGACGCATTAAATCTTCCCTTCTCAGATGCTCAATTCGATGCAGCGACAATGGGTTACGGGTTGCGCAACGTGACCGACATTCCCCGTAGCTTAAAAGAATTACATCGTGTCTTAAAACCAAAGGCCAAAGCAGCGATTCTCGACTTTCATCGTCCTGCTAATCAAGATTTTCAAGCGTTTCAAGCTTGGTATCTGAATACCATTGTGGTGCCCTTGGCAGAACAATTTGGCCTGCGCGAAGAATATGCTTACCTCAGTCCTAGTCTAGAAAAGTTCCCTATCGGCTCTGAGCAGATGTATCTAGCTCGTCAGGCTGGTTTCTCTGAAGCCACACACTACCCAATCGCCGGGGGTACGATGGGAGTATTAGTTGTGACAAAAGGATCTGACTAAGTACCTTGGAGCTGTCTAACCTCTGGCTTTTCGCTGGTCCTCCTGTCGTCGGTGGCATCATTGGCTACTTCACCAATGATATTGCCATCAAGATGCTGTTTCGCCCCTATCGGCCCTATTATCTGGGCAAGAAGCAACTGCCATTTACGCCTGGCTTAATTCCCAAAAATCAGGAACGTTTGGCGAAACGAATTGCAGATACCATCATGGGGTCTTTGTTGACTCCAGAGGAATTGCAAAATCTAGCCCGTCGCCTGCTGAAGACAGAGCGAGTTCAAGGAGCCATTCTATGGCTGCTACAGTTAGGGCTAGATCAAGTTCAGGCAGATAAAGAGCAAAAAACCGCCAAGATTTTAGGTGGCATTCTACGGGATTTGTTGGGCCAGTCGATGCCGCGCTTGCTCAAAGTCCTAGCGCGGCGAGAAGATTTTTTAGAAACTCAGTTGAACCAGATTTTTGATCAGGTTTTGTTGGAGTTTCAACTGACAGAAGACCAAGCGAGCAAATTGTCAGACTGGCTGCTACAAGTCGTGCTACCACCGGATGTGGTTCGCCAGGCCCTAATCGATTTTTTGACCGATCGCAACATTCAAATTATTGATGAGGGCTTTCGGGAAAAAGCGAGTGGTACTTATTGGGTCGTTGCCAATCTCTTCGGGCTGCGTAACTCTTTGACCCGTCTACGCACTTTCTGCCTGGATGAACGGGAAGCTAGCAACACTCGTATTGCCGAGCTGATTTTGTCCTTAGCCGTAAAACAGCGCTTGCGGGAGTGGTTGCAAAATCTGTCTTTACAGAATTTGCCCGTCTCTACCGTTCGGCAGCTACGCAAAACCATGCGTGACAGCGTGCGGCTTTATGTGCAGAATCGGGGAGCTGAGGTCTTGCAGGGCTTGAGCAAATCTATCGACTGGGAAAACATCGCGACGATTGTGCTCAGCCGCTTACGCAATTCTGCTGTGGTTAATGCTTCCTTAGAAACAGTGAGTCAGGAACTCGCTTTGGTTCTAGAACGATATTTAGAGCGAGATTTGGAATCTATTGTGGCGCAAGCAATTCCAATTTTAGACATCGATCAGGTGATTATTGATCGAGTCAAAGCCACTTCTGCGGCTGATTTAGAAGGGGCGATTCAAGGCATCGTCCGTAGCGAATTACAAGCGATCGTCAATTTAGGTGGCATTCTTGGTTTTGTCATCGGCTCTTTTCAGAGCATTTCGTTCTTGCTACGCTGACTCAGCGGAAATCTAGTCACGGTTAGTCAGGCTCAACTAAACCGCTATCCATATCTTTGTATAGTTCTTTGAGGTTCTGTTGTTGCACACGACGAGACACACGGCGATACCGCTTAGTTTCCAGTTTAGGTTCGTACTGAACTTGTCCTTCTTCTCCGCTTTTCACTTTAGTGGTTGATTCTGCGTCTTTGAGGCGGGCGATCGCGGTATACCGAGCGACTGCTTCATCCAGCGAATTTAGATAATCCTCGTAGCGTTCCCAGTCACCCCGAACCGCGCAGTTCGGTTCATCACGGTGCAAGCAATCACTGAATTGACAGTTGGCACTTGCCAAGCGCTGTCGTGCTTCTGGGAAACAGTAAGCTAAATCTTCTGGCGCACTATCCACTTCCGGCTGGTTAAACCCAGGCGTATCAGCTAGCAGCCCTCCTGTAGGTAGCTCGAACAATTCCACATGCCGAGTGGTGTGGCGACCCCGCCCCAACTTGCCGGAAACGCGACCGACCCGTAAGTCCAACGTTGGAATCAAATGGTTAATTAAACTCGACTTGCCAACGCCAGAAGGTCCCGCCACTACCGTGATTTTTTGGCTCAGGCGCTGTTGTAATTCCGTCAGGCCATCCTCTTGATACACGCTAATCAGAATTGGTGCATAGCCCCATTGGTTGAGGCGATCGCACCATTGCTCCTGTTCGGCTGGTGTCAGCAAATCTCGCTTATTCAAACACAACACTACGTCTATCCCAGTCGATTCCGCTTTGACTAAAAATCGACTCAGTTGATGTGGGTCTAGCGTCGGTTCTGCTAAAGCAAACACCAACAGAATTTGATCCACATTAGAAATGGGGGGACGACTTAACTCAGATGTGCGCGTCAAAACCTGGGCAATCGCGCCTCGACCACCTGCCCAGTCGGGTTCTTCAATTTGTACGCGATCGCCCACCATCACCTGCTGACCAATCTTCTTCAGCCGAGCGCGACGGGTACATAACAACTCTGTCACTTCTAATGTCTCTGGCTCAGCAAACAACAAGTGAGCAGTGTCTAATCGCACCTGATAATAATTTGCTTGAACAGCCACAACCGTTCCGAGAAGCTGGGGTGCAGCTTCGGCAGCATTGAGTTCTACTCCAGCAACATTCATGTAGAAACAGTTGGCCGTCGAACCCTTAAAGCAAAGAATTCACTCCGATCTTCCACTAGTTCAATGCCGTAACCTTCCATTGCTAGACTGTCAGGCACTTGCTCAATCGGTTCTCCTGGATCAAGCCAGACCTCTAGCAGTGAACCAGGAGCCATTTGTTCTAAGCGGAGCTTGGCTCGCACAAAGTTGAGCGGACAGGGAGTGCCACGCAGATCAATTTGAGCATCTGGAGTACCAGAGTTCGTCAATGATTCAGCGTTACTCATCCCCGAAACAGTCCTCCCAGAAATCCTTCTAATCCGCCTTTACCCGTGCGATCGCCTTTGATTTTGGCTAGCTTCTCGAGTAGCTCTCGCTCCTCAGCCGTAATGCGATTCGGAATATCAATTAAAATCGTAATTAAGTGATCCCCCCGGCTGACAGGATTGCCCAGGCGAGGCACGCCTCGATTTTCCAGCGTTAATACAGTGCTTGGCTGTGTCCCAGGTGGAATCAGCAGTTCGGCTGGACCATCTACTGTATTCACCTCTAAGCGACACCCTAGAATTGCTTGAAGGTAACTAATTTTTATTTCCGAAAGGACATTAATGCCATCTCGCTGAAATTCTGGGTCTTCGTTGATGAAGAGGTATACATAAAGGTCGCCAGGTGGGCCACCCCGTTGTCCAGCATCGCCTTCACTGGAAACTCGCAACCGAGTGCCATTATCAACCCCAGCAGGAACTGTAATCTTCAGCTTCTTGGTTTCCTGCTTTTGGCCGTTACCACTGCAAACCTCACATTTGTCCTCAATCATCTGCCCAGAGCCATTACAGGTCGGACAGACTGAGACCTGAGTAAAGCTCCCAAAGGGAGTGCGAGTCGCGCGACGCACCTGGCCAGAACCCGTGCAAGTAGAACAGGTGCGCGGTCTAGTTCCCGGTTTAGCACCAGAACCGCTGCAAGTTGCACAAGTTTCTAAGTGACTAATCCGGATTTCTTTTTCACCACCAAAAACCGCATCACGGAAGTCTAGCTTCAGGTCTAAACGAAGGTCATCTCCTCGCGCCGGACCGCCACGTCTCCGCCCAGTTGAGCCCATCCCCCCAGAAAAGCCGCTAAAGAAGCTTTCAAAGATGTCCGCAAAACCCCCCATATCGCTCATATCTTGGAAGCCAGCTCCCGCTGCGGAGCCTACGCCTGCTTCACCAAAGCGATCATAGCGAGAACGAGTTTCTGGCTCGGAAAGAACTTCGTATGCCCGATTAATCTCTTTGAAGCGCTCCTCAGCCCCATCCTCTTTATTGACATCAGGATGGTACTTCCGTGCTAAACGACGATAGGCACGCTTAATTTCCTCCTTGTCAGCGTCTCTAGAGACACCAAGTATTTCATAGTAATCGCGGGCCATAGAATGCTGTTCTGGGGGTGATTGAGGATAAAAAAATAACTAAAAGAGCGGAACGAACCATTCAATAGAGTAGAGCATTACCACCGGGGCTAGTCGATGGCTTCGTAGTCAGCGGCTACTGTATCATCATCGAAATTCACATCTTCGTCTTCATCTTGAGAAGCTTTAAAGTTATCACTGCCATCGAACGTGGGGTCACCGTCAGTGAAAGAGTAGTCTTGATCGTCGCTGGAATCTGCTGCTTGTTGATAAACGGCTGCTCCAATTGCAAACAAGGTTTGCTGGAAGGTATCGAGCCGCTGCTTCATTTCTTCAATACTAATGGAGCGATCGCCAAGAGCGGCTTGTAACTCTGTCGCTTTTTCGTTAGCTTGAGCCTTGAGAGCGTCCCCAATTAAAGCACCATTGTCTCTAATTGTAGACTCGTAGCTGTAGAACAAACTGTCTGCCTGGTTCTTCAGTTCGACTACCTGCTTGCGTCTAATGTCCTCGTCTGCAAAGAGAGAAGCTTCTTGCCGCATCCGCTCAATTTCGCCGTCACTCAAACCCCCTGTGTTGGTAATCTGGATGCTTTGTTCGCGTCCTGTACCTTTGTCACGGGCCGAGATCTTTAAGATACCGTTCGCATCAATATCAAAAGCTACTTCAATTTGAGGGACACCGCGAGGGGCTGGAGGAATCCCAGTCAGCTGGAATTTTCCTAGGCTTTTGTTGTCTCTAGCCATCGCCCGTTCCCCTTGGAGAGCATGAATCTCTACCGAGGTTTGACCATCTGTCGCGGTCGAGAAAACTTGAGTCCGACTGGTTGGAATGGTTGTATTCCGTTCAATCACCTTGGTAAAGACTTCTCCTAGCGTCTCAATACCTAGGGATAGAGGAGTCACATCTAGGAGCAGTAAGTCTTTGACTTCGCCACCCAGCACTCCACCTTGAATTGCAGCACCCAAAGCCACTGCTTCATCAGGATTCACAGAGCGATCGGGAGCTTTACCACCGAAGAACTTCCGAATTGCGTCTTGTACCGCCGGAATCCGCGTGGAACCGCCCACTAAAATAATGCGATCGATGTCATCAGTTTTTAGATCACCATCTTTTAGGGCCTGACTAACCGGGTCAATGGTGCCCTGGACTAAATGGCCTACCAGTTCTTCAAACTTAGCTCTACTGAGATCCATCTCCAAATGCTTGGGTCCAGTCTCATCGGCAGTAATAAAGGGCAGGTTGATGGAAGTTGTCACTGTACTAGACAACTCAATTTTGGCCTTTTCCGCCGCTTCCCGCAGACGTTGAAGTGCCATCTTATCCATTGAGAGGTCGATGCCTTCTTGATCGCGGAAGCAATCAATCATCCAGCGAACAATGCAGTTGTCAAAGTCATCGCCGCCGAGGTGATTGTTGCCTGCTGTGGCTTTTACTTCAAATACTCCATCGCCTAACTGCAAGACGGAAACGTCAAAGGTGCCACCACCTAAGTCAAAAACCAAAACTCGTTGGTCTTGATCTTGTTTGTCTAAGCCATAGGAAAGGGCAGCAGCAGTCGGCTCATTAATAATGCGCAGGACTTCCAAGCCAGCAATGGTTCCTGCATCCTTAGTTGCTTGCCGCTGAGCATCTGTAAAGTAGGCAGGAACTGTAATCACAGCTTGGGTAACAGGCTCACCCAAATAGTTTTCAGCATCCTGCTTGAGCTTTTGCAAGATCATGGCTGAAATCTCTTGCGGAGTATAGGTCCGTCCGCGCACCTGCACATCAACGGTTTCGTCTCGACCTTTAATGCATCCATACGGAACCCGACCGCGCTCAGCTTCGGTATCTTCCCAGCGGCGACCGATAAATCGTTTGATACTGAAGATTGTATTCTCAGCGTTGGTTACGCCTTGACGCTTAGCCAGTTGCCCAACTAAGCGATCGCCAGCCTTACCAAATCCCACAATACTCGGAGTTGTCCGCCCACCCTCAGAGTTCGAGATAACGTTCGGTTGCCCGCCTTCTAAGACAGCAACACAACTATTCGTCGTGCCTAAGTCGATACCAATGACCTTTCCCATAGCTAGCGGCGGTTAATGTAGGACAACAGAAGTGGACAGAGCTTGAGCGTTTGTGGAACCCTA
This genomic interval carries:
- a CDS encoding DUF2862 domain-containing protein; the protein is MKVGQKVQLRRLRDRVPPAVISKLGQIGTIRDFRMVDSSSVGVLVEFDDKFATWFFEDEIEVSQ
- the hisF gene encoding imidazole glycerol phosphate synthase subunit HisF — protein: MLAKRILPCLDVKAGRVVKGVNFVDLRDAGDPVELAQAYNAAGADELVFLDITATHEDRGIIFDVVHRTAEQVFIPLTVGGGIQNLETIKNLLRAGADKISLNSAAVRDPDLINRASDRFGRQCIVIAIDARRRPDPSNPGWDVFVRGGRENTGLDAIAWAKEVEQRGAGELLITSMDADGTQAGYDVELTRTIAEQVQIPVIASGGAGNCEHIHTVLTEGKAEAALLASLLHYGQLTVSQIKHHLADHQVPVRLL
- a CDS encoding response regulator, encoding MDNAIPELAIPELDNISRQLMSLEKPQKPKMLVVDDEPDNLDLLYRTFRRDFQVLRAESGVMALDVLATEGEVAVIISDQRMPEMKGTEFLSKTVPQFPNTMRIILTGFTDVEDLVEAINSGQVYKYITKPWDPNELKAVVQRAAETYELLKQRTEELRRAQAQTNLLSAIVHVAQSSSSLEDCLEPIAIAFGRNFLAYGCILQLVEGNALVAGQGTYSTADGLENWLDQDPLAKAAIANQQMQVAVNIPTDDALASVGHYQTSGVQAHLIVPITYRGEVLAVLSLQWKKPCKLREDELTLIHLSAQQVALALTCTRYYRPVV
- the ubiE gene encoding bifunctional demethylmenaquinone methyltransferase/2-methoxy-6-polyprenyl-1,4-benzoquinol methylase UbiE, producing MTPDCDRKTSLVENSLSSQQTVELQNAAQAAPIQALFDRIAPIYDQLNDWLSLGQHRIWKQMAVKWSNCQPGDTCLDLCCGSGDLAQRLARQVGPTGRVVGADFSKAQLAIAQQRLEASSCPAIIDWVEADALNLPFSDAQFDAATMGYGLRNVTDIPRSLKELHRVLKPKAKAAILDFHRPANQDFQAFQAWYLNTIVVPLAEQFGLREEYAYLSPSLEKFPIGSEQMYLARQAGFSEATHYPIAGGTMGVLVVTKGSD
- a CDS encoding DUF445 domain-containing protein, translated to MELSNLWLFAGPPVVGGIIGYFTNDIAIKMLFRPYRPYYLGKKQLPFTPGLIPKNQERLAKRIADTIMGSLLTPEELQNLARRLLKTERVQGAILWLLQLGLDQVQADKEQKTAKILGGILRDLLGQSMPRLLKVLARREDFLETQLNQIFDQVLLEFQLTEDQASKLSDWLLQVVLPPDVVRQALIDFLTDRNIQIIDEGFREKASGTYWVVANLFGLRNSLTRLRTFCLDEREASNTRIAELILSLAVKQRLREWLQNLSLQNLPVSTVRQLRKTMRDSVRLYVQNRGAEVLQGLSKSIDWENIATIVLSRLRNSAVVNASLETVSQELALVLERYLERDLESIVAQAIPILDIDQVIIDRVKATSAADLEGAIQGIVRSELQAIVNLGGILGFVIGSFQSISFLLR
- the rsgA gene encoding small ribosomal subunit biogenesis GTPase RsgA → MNVAGVELNAAEAAPQLLGTVVAVQANYYQVRLDTAHLLFAEPETLEVTELLCTRRARLKKIGQQVMVGDRVQIEEPDWAGGRGAIAQVLTRTSELSRPPISNVDQILLVFALAEPTLDPHQLSRFLVKAESTGIDVVLCLNKRDLLTPAEQEQWCDRLNQWGYAPILISVYQEDGLTELQQRLSQKITVVAGPSGVGKSSLINHLIPTLDLRVGRVSGKLGRGRHTTRHVELFELPTGGLLADTPGFNQPEVDSAPEDLAYCFPEARQRLASANCQFSDCLHRDEPNCAVRGDWERYEDYLNSLDEAVARYTAIARLKDAESTTKVKSGEEGQVQYEPKLETKRYRRVSRRVQQQNLKELYKDMDSGLVEPD
- a CDS encoding sulfurtransferase TusA family protein, translated to MSNAESLTNSGTPDAQIDLRGTPCPLNFVRAKLRLEQMAPGSLLEVWLDPGEPIEQVPDSLAMEGYGIELVEDRSEFFALRVRRPTVST
- the dnaJ gene encoding molecular chaperone DnaJ; the encoded protein is MARDYYEILGVSRDADKEEIKRAYRRLARKYHPDVNKEDGAEERFKEINRAYEVLSEPETRSRYDRFGEAGVGSAAGAGFQDMSDMGGFADIFESFFSGFSGGMGSTGRRRGGPARGDDLRLDLKLDFRDAVFGGEKEIRISHLETCATCSGSGAKPGTRPRTCSTCTGSGQVRRATRTPFGSFTQVSVCPTCNGSGQMIEDKCEVCSGNGQKQETKKLKITVPAGVDNGTRLRVSSEGDAGQRGGPPGDLYVYLFINEDPEFQRDGINVLSEIKISYLQAILGCRLEVNTVDGPAELLIPPGTQPSTVLTLENRGVPRLGNPVSRGDHLITILIDIPNRITAEERELLEKLAKIKGDRTGKGGLEGFLGGLFRG
- the dnaK gene encoding molecular chaperone DnaK, whose translation is MGKVIGIDLGTTNSCVAVLEGGQPNVISNSEGGRTTPSIVGFGKAGDRLVGQLAKRQGVTNAENTIFSIKRFIGRRWEDTEAERGRVPYGCIKGRDETVDVQVRGRTYTPQEISAMILQKLKQDAENYLGEPVTQAVITVPAYFTDAQRQATKDAGTIAGLEVLRIINEPTAAALSYGLDKQDQDQRVLVFDLGGGTFDVSVLQLGDGVFEVKATAGNNHLGGDDFDNCIVRWMIDCFRDQEGIDLSMDKMALQRLREAAEKAKIELSSTVTTSINLPFITADETGPKHLEMDLSRAKFEELVGHLVQGTIDPVSQALKDGDLKTDDIDRIILVGGSTRIPAVQDAIRKFFGGKAPDRSVNPDEAVALGAAIQGGVLGGEVKDLLLLDVTPLSLGIETLGEVFTKVIERNTTIPTSRTQVFSTATDGQTSVEIHALQGERAMARDNKSLGKFQLTGIPPAPRGVPQIEVAFDIDANGILKISARDKGTGREQSIQITNTGGLSDGEIERMRQEASLFADEDIRRKQVVELKNQADSLFYSYESTIRDNGALIGDALKAQANEKATELQAALGDRSISIEEMKQRLDTFQQTLFAIGAAVYQQAADSSDDQDYSFTDGDPTFDGSDNFKASQDEDEDVNFDDDTVAADYEAID